CCCGCGagctggaggtggtggtggtggaggaggggaggggtggggggggttacCGCTCCGGAGCCGTCTGCTCCCTCCATGTAACCCGCACCTTTTGTGCAGGAAGCCAAgctacacacgcacacacgctcgcgcgcacagacacacgtgcacacgcacacatttacCGCGGCTTGAAAAGAGAAATCGGCGCAGAACACAGTTGCATCCCGCTGACTAAACGCCGACACTGCGAAGCAACAATAAAGCCGCCTCTCACACTTTTGCGCCGCAAACCTCGAGGTTCAACCAGGAGGAATAACGCAAAAGGCGAGCGCGTCCCGGTACggggcgtgtgcgtgtgtgtgtgtgtcattaatTTATCTGCGAGCCGCTCTTCGCTGTCCCCTGTCAAAAGACGGGACGTGTTGAAAATATTAAGTTGGCGTTGCCCACCTTTTTGGCCGTGTGTCTGTCCTGCAGTGCGCTCTTCGCAAGTCTGTCAGCGGTCGCATTCTTGGGCAGCGGCTCCTCCAGCACCATCCCCCTCAGAGGAAGAGTAATGTTCCCGCAGCGCGTCCTGCGCAGCCTGCCCCTCGCCACTTCTCGCTCCATGACCACTTTGACTTTGCCTCGGGTCAGTTTCTCCTCCGACAGGCGCTCCTGGCTGCTCAGGTAGCCCAGGATCTCCTTCAAGCCGAGCGGCTTCATGTGGCCTCTGGCGGCGGAGCCCCCCCGCAGGCTCCTCTCGGACAGGCTGCGGACTGAAGCCACCAGCCTGTCGCCCAGGTCGGAGTTGGCGTGGCTCCCCGCGGCTCTGGTTCCGCCTCCTGCACAGACTCGAAGTTTGGGCTTGAGCCTGTGAGGCGGCGCGGGGCTGCCGGCGCTCCCAGAACAAGTTTTGTTGGGGCTGTCAGCTCCGGACCCGCCGGGCTCCGCCGCGCCGCTCCCCGCTGTCCCGCTGGCATCAGCCCCGTCGCGCGCGCTCAGAGCGGGCGCCGGGCGTTCCTCCGCTCCCTCCGGTCCTAATCCCCCGTCCCCCGGTGCACTTGCTTTCTCCTCGTTGCAGCCGCTCCCGGCAGCGCAGCCCGGTGTTGCGCCACAGCCGAGGCGCCCGTTTCCGCTACTCGGGCTGGAGGCAGGCTGCAGCCTCCTGCCGGAGGCGCTGGCTGATGTTTGTGCGTGCGCGTCTGGGCTGGGCTCCgagtcctcctctccctcctcctggtcGGTGAAGCTGTGCGCACTGTcgccgttgttgttgttgttgaggtgGTCGTGTTTGGTCCGCTCCCTCGCTGcctccgcgccgccgccgccgccgccgccgccagcggcCGTAAACTCACTCTTCTTTCGGCTTTTCCTCTGCACCTTCGCCGCGTTCCGGTACGAGATGGAGCCCTTGTAGCTAACTTTGAGCACCGTCTGCTCTTGGATCAGTTTTTCCAGTTCCGTCCTGGTTCGGTCCGGGTCTGACCCGTGCCTCCTCCGGACCATTCGGCAGATCCTCTCCAGGTCCGGACGGGCTTTCCTCGAGCGGAGAGAGTCGATTGTTTCCAGGATCCACTCCCGGTACTTATTGGGCTCGGACATCTTTCCCCCGGGTTGTTGCGGATGCGGTTTGGCCCGAGTGCGTCTTTCCCCCTCTGTTGTTTCACTAGTGGCGCTGTGTCAACGCCGGGGAGCCAAAGTGCGATCCCCAGCCGGAGAATGAGGACGGCAGCCTCGCTGCCTCACCGCTTTGCGTTGGTTCGCCACGAATTGTGCGCTTT
The nucleotide sequence above comes from Salarias fasciatus chromosome 6, fSalaFa1.1, whole genome shotgun sequence. Encoded proteins:
- the LOC115390002 gene encoding atherin-like, whose amino-acid sequence is MSEPNKYREWILETIDSLRSRKARPDLERICRMVRRRHGSDPDRTRTELEKLIQEQTVLKVSYKGSISYRNAAKVQRKSRKKSEFTAAGGGGGGGGAEAARERTKHDHLNNNNNGDSAHSFTDQEEGEEDSEPSPDAHAQTSASASGRRLQPASSPSSGNGRLGCGATPGCAAGSGCNEEKASAPGDGGLGPEGAEERPAPALSARDGADASGTAGSGAAEPGGSGADSPNKTCSGSAGSPAPPHRLKPKLRVCAGGGTRAAGSHANSDLGDRLVASVRSLSERSLRGGSAARGHMKPLGLKEILGYLSSQERLSEEKLTRGKVKVVMEREVARGRLRRTRCGNITLPLRGMVLEEPLPKNATADRLAKSALQDRHTAKKPPSPSRRENEPMETEERGENEEEEEEEEEEEEEDDPRSSDEEGGLSLVAMTTEPGLIEKSREDAEIQTASKQESPQQQQQQGGKETSTPDFHPKTEPPPAPGAPLSQCNGTLEDRAFSPEQLHMETQNGTQPDGINHSSSGFNSLECKTEVGVSSCLLTPTASPRDSGPPEERGFGGGLMKSEGASGSPADWTVSDVVSYFTAAGFPEQAAAFRTQEIDGKSLLLMQRNDVLTGLSIRLGPALKIYERHVKVLQKTHFEDEDC